In Oncorhynchus kisutch isolate 150728-3 linkage group LG5, Okis_V2, whole genome shotgun sequence, a genomic segment contains:
- the LOC109891553 gene encoding rootletin-like isoform X1, translating to MSDTENYSSDSKLESVIQRVEESVLSEEKRLTVRGASPEDPTTCLPARVREIVTKNLNESSPGTRFSVMSVQEENRVLQVELGRLEDLLAHSKADRDELAIKYSAISERLEHALCLETGEGEQDSAESRSLAQQNVDLRRRLDEEQAAYKRKLTAYQEGQQRQAQLVQKLQAKNTQMNTKQVLQYKKRCGDLEQTLVEKSSELEQHRLSGRCDLSSNSHRGEEVDPCCDLENALIRLDEEQQRSSSLSAVNAMLREQLEQAGLANEALSQDIRRLTADWSKSREELEQRESDWRREEESFHSYFSSEHSRLLCLWRQVVGFLRQVSDLKSATERDLSDMRNELVQTSHSIQSSCSGLSSTMHNREGGVALALEREVALRGQLELQLRERVAEMMSLQTRTDAERAELNARLSDAVQEWERLKGQTEERDRDMASLTRRLEEQNGNDETDMQVMRAHTETLLDTLRDIAQTVLSDGDSSSEADQENTGAPLLALLHGSSPHRSSSSRRSISPRRYSSLAPVPEASLSALRSAVNSRHLQLQEVRGCLSSAHSSLQTLRRQLAEAESAKREAEQRSRTLQGERDGFQIEKDTTQRERERLKQDRDTLASEKMAVEKAAQTALIKAQILQMDCEKLQQAVTSAQRERDHEREEKEAVLQERDRAKAETERVQKQWEQSESRASVQRGELSVVRETHHQVEVEKQLLEGEKTQLTEALNRAESSNAELSLLVNKLHSEEAALQDSLAKMGSMNEGLAQDKSDLNSIICQLEEEKAHLHSQKREAEQEKLTIRDELVRVEQDRLELDTARLALHQSLQESELSRVVMEAELQSLRADRVKLQDKVTQLCGEVSSLGAELGMARGEEQRQGVALEEVGRGRVELARERAGLVVQLTASERENTNLTEELATFRSEREALETSLFEEQQQLVQLESGREQLETEIQSLRLRCETNTAELRRVRADGENALAQSEREREALSQALSSTQQEFQQALRTTITDHQEEAERLTAEKEALRHSLESEQEGALLRVRQEAEEQHLRAERDREDLRDEVRSLQHDRDQSLLQAETEKQQMLSQKEAEKAVLSERVSILQAELGTAALELNRLAREAAHYKDQERASVGALTIELLELRSQLEDTDSVHDRELHRLQENCTDLQTHTDIALKELEECRASLSASEESRDQVRRDMMEIERRLNQTRDTGEGYRRDGVELRRTLGDVTKERDTLSLSNAQLRETLRSADTERISVKRQCEEKEQRLAVLEESLSSAQREVAELRSCLREVERSRLEARRELQEIRRQVKVLDGEKEQKGKEVAELQIRLSLEEQREEERGRAMFSLKQKLVEADTAMTSIKKELSILQRRLTESESGCRGCERELTAQLQEARGCEKKLQDEARNLSLRAQTAQDSLTLSSLQLSEAQGRLAATEAELARSDAGRRELEFRLGSLQSALTRTLGIGVGGRSSASWGRSPRGSSPAASHSSITRHRSLSPLRCSLSPPKDFGGSTPDNTLGCSRQISPERGDTPLPMPLPELDPETLRCGLRDFLQELRDSRRERDEARCQLGALQSVLEEMTGERDSAQNHLSQLHNTLQECQEGKRGVDGRLSSTQAMLQQQEETVRRGERERRALTDRVKVLERALQTAETERKHTQDQLSKQRAGEVRLEAERRRLQEALETAEARGTRVELGRRSLEGELHRLKLSLGDREAESQATQERHDVLLKQVAEGESRVTSLQRELERLSQALSKVHEGEACLREKTQNLSQSLQEATAAHSATQGRLVALQKTLGLAEQDRRHLQERVDVARASLAEGKRGMVALTERVQSLQTELTQSELRRGELEAELAHTQEALRQRSTSLTEAQYSAQSAQAERAAAEERLRGLQRAVAVLETEKKDAERQAVRLEKDKNALRNTLEKVERQKLKTEEGSMRLSAEKGLLDRSLTTAEQELQNAQRQIALLQAQLAEMEQSHSESESSVLQHDEVLREAEKLRVAQRGLERILAARDRAHRHRVKGLEEQVSTLKEQLQQEMSRRQPSLPTSLISGGN from the exons CTAGAGCATGCGCTCTGCCTGGAGACGGGTGAAGGGGAGCAGGATTCAGCAGAGTCTCGCAGCCTGGCTCAGCAGAACGTGGACCTGCGCCGGCGTCTGGATGAGGAGCAGGCGGCCTACAAGCGTAAACTCACAGCCTACCAGGAGGGCCAGCAGAGACAGGCTCAGCTGGTGCAGAAGCTGCAGGCCAAG AACACACAAATGAACACAAAACAg GTCCTGCAGTACAAGAAGAGGTGTGGAGATCTAGAGCAGACTCTAGTGGAGAAGTCCTCGGAGCTGGAGCAGCACAGACTGAGT GGTCGTTGTGATCTGTCCAGCAACAGTCACCGCGGAGAAGAGGTGGATCCATGCTGCGACTTGGAAAATGCTCTGATTCGGTTGGATGAGGAGCAGCAAAG GAGCAGCAGTCTGTCTGCAGTGAACGCCATGCTGAGAGAGCAGTTGGAGCAGGCAGGACTGGCCAATGAGGCACTCAGCCAGGACATACGCAGGCTCACTGCTGATTGGTCTAAATCCAGGGAGGAGCTGGAGCAGAGGGAGTCTgattggaggagggaggaggag TCTTTCCACAGTTATTTCAGCAGTGAGCACAGTCGTCTACTGTGCCTATGGCGACAGGTGGTGGGCTTCCTGAGGCAGGTGTCTGATCTGAAGAGCGCTACAGAGAG AGACCTGTCTGACATGCGTAACGAGCTGGTACAGACCTCCCACTCTATCCAGTCATCCTGCTCCGGCCTGTCCTCCACGATGCACAACCGGGAGGGAGGGGTGGCCCTGGCTCTGGAGCGGGAGGTGGCGCTGCGGGGGCAGCTGGAGCTGCAGCTCAGAGAACGGGTGGCCGAGATGATGAGCCTGCAGACCAGGACAGACGCAGAGAGGGCCGAGCTCAACGCCAG actgTCAGATGCAGTGCAAGAGTGGGAGAGGCTGAAGGGGcagactgaggagagagacagagacatggccTCTCTGACCAGGAGACTGGAG GAGCAGAATGGCAACGATGAGACAGACATGCAGGTGATGAGAGCTCATACTGAAACACTGCTGGACACACTGAGAGACATCGCACAG ACTGTCCTGTCCGATGGGGACTCGTCATCAGAGGCAGACCAGGAGAACACCGGAGCTCCTCTATTGGCTCTGCTTCATGGCTCCTCCCCTCACCGCTCCTCGTCATCACGGCGATCTATCTCTCCCAGACGCTACTCCTCGTTGGCACCCGTCCCAGAAGCCAGCCTGTCTGCCCTGCGCTCTGCTGTCAACAGCAGACATCTCCAGCTGCAG GAGGTCCGGGGGTGCCTGTCCTCTGCCCATTCATCATTGCAGACACTGCGCAGACAGCTCGCAGAGGCGGAGTCAGCCAAGCGAGAGGCAGAGCAGCGCAGTCGGAccctgcagggagagagggatggatttcAGATAGAAAAAGAcaccacgcagagagagagagaacgtctGAAACAAGACAGAGACACACTGGCTAG CGAGAAGATGGCTGTGGAGAAGGCAGCCCAGACAGCTCTGATCAAGGCCCAGATCCTGCAAATGGACTGTGAAAAGCTGCAGCAGGCCGTGACCtcggcccagagagagagggatcacgagagagaggagaaggaggccgTGCTGCAGGAGAGAGACCGAGCCAAGGCTGAGACCGAACGAGT TCAGAAGCAGTGGGAGCAGAGTGAGAGCCGGGCGTCTGTCCAGCGAGGGGAGCTGTCTGTAGTGAGAGAGACCCACCACCAGGTGGAGGTAGAGAAGCAGCTGCTGGAGGGGGAGAAGACCCAGCTCACTGAGGCTCTGAACCGg GCTGAGAGCAGTAATGCAGAGCTCTCTCTGCTGGTCAATAAGCTTCACTCTGAGGAGGCTGCCCTCCAAGACTCTCTGGCCAAGATGGGCAGCATGAACGAGGGCCTGGCCCAGGACAAgtctgacctcaactccatcatcTGCCAG ctggaggaggagaaggcccATCTGCACTCCCAGAAGCGTGAGGCGGAGCAGGAGAAGCTGACCATCAGAGATGAGCTGGTCCGAGTGGAGCAGGACAGACTAGAGCTGGACACCGCCCGCCTCGCCCTCCACCAATCACTGCAAGAGTCAGAGCTGAGCAGGGTGGTAATGGAGGCGGAGCTTCAGAGTCTCCGGGCAGATAGAGTGAAGCTGCAGGACAAAGTCACTCAG TTGTGTGGCGAGGTGAGCTCTCTGGGGGCGGAGTTGGGCATGGCCCGGGGTGAGGAACAGAGGCAGGGCGTGGCCCTGGAGGAAGTAGGGCGGGGCAGAGTGGAGCTGGCTAGAGAGAGGGCGGGGCTGGTGGTCCAGCTGActgcatcagagagagagaacaccaacctgactgaggagctggccacaTTCAG GTCGGAGCGGGAGGCCCTGGAGACCAGcctgtttgaggagcagcagcagctggtgCAGCTGGAGTCTGGCAGAGAGCAGCTGGAGACAGAGATCCAGAGCCTGCGTCTGCGCTGTGAGACAAACACTg CGGAGCTGAGGCGTGTGCGTGCTGATGGGGAGAATGCACTGgcacagagtgagagggagagagaggctctgAGCCAGGCCCTGAGCAGCACCCAGCAGGAGTTCCAGCAGGCCCTACGCACCACCATCACTGACCAccaggaggaggcagagagactgACCGCTGAGAAG GAGGCCCTCCGTCACAGTCTGGAGTCTGAACAGGAGGGGGCACTACTCCGAGTCAGACAGGAGGCCGAAGAGCAGCACCTCAGAGCCGAGAGAGACCGGGAAGACCTGAGAGATGAAGTGAGGAGTCTGCAGCATGACAGAGACCAGAGTCTgctacaggcagagacagagaaacaacaG ATGCTGTCCCAGAAGGAAGCAGAGAAGGCTGTGCTGTCTGAGAGAGTGTCCATCCTGCAGGCAGAGCTGGGTACTGCAGCCCTGGAGCTGAACAGACTAGCCAGAGAGGCAGCTCATTACAAAGACCAGGAGAGG GCCTCAGTGGGAGCTCTGACCATTGAGTTACTGGAGCTTCGCTCTCAGCTGGAGGATACTGACAGTGTTCATGATCGGGAGCTACACAGGCTGCAGGAGAACTGCACTGACCTACAAACACACACGGACATTGCACTCAAAGAG TTGGAGGAGTGCAGAGCTTCTCTCTCAGCCAGTGAGGAGAGCCGAGACCAGGTAAGGCGGGACATGATGGAGATAGAAAGGCGCCTCAACCAAACCCGGGACACTGGAGAGGGGTACAGAAGGGACGGTGTGGAGCTACGGCGCACCCTCGGTGATGTCACCAAGGAGAGAGACACTCTCAGCCTATCAAATGCCCAactgagagagacactgagaaGTGCAGATACTGAAAGAATCAG tgtaaagCGTCAATGTGAGGAGAAGGAGCAGCGGCTGGCTGTTCTGGAGGAGAGCCTGTCGTCTGCCCAGAGAGAGGTGGCTGAACTCCGCAGCTGTttgagagaggttgagaggtCACGACTGGAGGCCCGGAGAGAGCTGCAGGAGATACGCAGACAG GTGAAGGTGCTTGATGGAGAGAAGGAACAGAAAGGGAAGGAGGTGGCTGAGCTGCAGATACGTCtctccctggaggagcagagagaggaggagagagggagggcgatgTTCTCTCTCAAACAGAAGCTGGTCGAGGCTGACACAGCCATGACCTCCATCAAGAAAGAG ctGTCCATCCTCCAGAGGCGTctgacagagtcagagtcaggctGTCGGGGTTGTGAGAGGGAGCTGACGGCCCAGTTGCAGGAGGCCCGGGGCTGTGAGAAGAAGCTCCAAGATGAGGCCAGGAACCTGTCCCTGCGGGCCCAGACAGCCCAGGACTCCCTCACCCTGTCTAGCCTGCAGCTCAGCGAGGCCCAGGGCCGCCTGGCAGCCACCGAGGCAGAGCTGGCCCGGTCTGATGCCGGACGCAGGGAGCTGGAGTTCCGCCTGGGCAGCCTGCAGTCGGCGCTGACCCGTACACTGGGCATCGGAGTGGGGGGCCGGAGCAGTGCCAGCTGGGGCAGGAGCCCCAGGGGGAGCTCCCCAGCAGCATCCCACAGCAGCATCACACGTCACCGTAGCCTCTCGCCCCTACGCTGCTCACTGTCGCCCCCTAAAG ATTTTGGAGGTTCGACCCCTGACAACACGTTGGGCTGCTCCAGGCAGATCTCCCCAGAACGGGGTGACACGCCCCTCCCCATGCCTCTGCCTGAGCTGGACCCTGAGACGCTGCGCTGCGGCCTCAGAGACTTCCTCCAGGAGCTCCGAGACTCTCGGAGAGAGAGG GACGAGGCTCGCTGCCAGTTGGGGGCGCTACAGAGTGTGCTGGAGGAGATGACGGGGGAGAGAGACTCCGCCCAGAACCACCTTTCTCAgctacacaacacactgcaggAGTGCCAGGAGG GTAAGCGTGGTGTTGACGGGCGTCTGAGCTCCACCCAGGCCATGctccagcagcaggaggagacggtgaggaggggagagagggagaggagggcccTCACTGACAGAGTCAAGGTTCTGGAGAGAGCCCTGCAGACTGCAGAGACGGAGAggaaacacacacag GACCAGTTGAGTAAGCAGCGTGCGGGCGAGGTGCGTCTGGAGGCTGAGCGGAGGAGACTGCAGGAGGCCCTGGAGACTGCCGAGGCCCGGGGGACCAGGGTGGAGCTGGGGAGACGCAGCCTGGAGGGGGAGCTGCATAGACTCAAACTGAGCCTCGGGGACAGGGAAGCTGAGAGCCAGGCCACCCAGGAGCGCCATGACGTACTACTCAAACAG GTGGCAGAGGGGGAGAGCCGTGTGACGTCGCTCCAGAGAGAGCTGGAAAGGCTGAGCCAAGCTCTGTCTAAAGTCCATGAAGGAGAGGCCTGTCTCAGAGAGAAGACCCAGAACCTTTCACAGAGCCTCCAGGAGGCCACGGCTGCCCACAGCGCCACCCAGGGACGCCTGGTCGCACTGCAGAAGACCCTGGGGCTGGCCGAGCAGGACCGCAGGCATCTACAG GAACGAGTGGATGTAGCACGGGCCTCCCTGGCGGAGGGGAAGAGAGGCATGGTGGCCCTCACTGAGCGAGTGCAGAGCCTTCAGACTGAGCTGACCCAGAGCGAGCTGAGACGAGGAGAGCTGGAGGCAGAGCTGGCCCACACACaggag gcCCTGCGTCAACGGTCCACCAGTCTGACAGAGGCCCAGTACAGTGCCCAGTCAGCCCAGGCAGAGAGAGCGGCTGCAGAGGAGAGGCTGCGGGGGCTGCAGAGAGCCGTGGCCGTGCTGGAGACCGAGAAGAAAGATGCGGAGAGACAGGCTGTCCGCCTGGAGAAGGACAAAAATGCATTGAGAAATACACTGGAAAAG GTGGAGCGTCAGAAGCTGAAGACTGAGGAGGGTAGCATGCGTCTGTCTGCAGAGAAGGGCCTCCTGGATCGCTCCCTCACCACTGCTGAGCAGGAGCTGCAGAACGCACAGAGACAGATAGCACTGCTACAG GCCCAGCTGGCTGAGATGGAGCAGTCCCACAGTGAGAGTGAGAGCTCTGTCCTCCAGCATGATGAGGTGCTGCGTGAGGCGGAGAAGCTGAGGGTCGCCCAGAGGGGGTTAGAAAGGATTCTGGCTGCCCGGGACAGAGCCCACCGCCACCGTGTCAAAGGCCTGGAGGAGCAG GTGTCCACTCTAAAGGAGCAGCTACAGCAGGAGATGAGTCGTAGACAGCCCTCTCTACCCACCTCCCTCATATCTGGGGGGAACTGA